The proteins below are encoded in one region of Oncorhynchus gorbuscha isolate QuinsamMale2020 ecotype Even-year linkage group LG01, OgorEven_v1.0, whole genome shotgun sequence:
- the LOC124031932 gene encoding transmembrane protein 178B-like encodes MSAMRTLTVAGLFLAFCALGLIAVAICTDNWYETDARRHRERCKNYSSKRNDPGFIYISNQNLPLRMLPKENNVERKGSSGGLLLRAKRHFLPPAPAMESLCSRQYNSTISGLWRKCHREGFDLETEDLIFKGLVQRCTPIKYYYYTLALPRKLSINIIKTIRQDEWHALHLQRMTVSFIGMAVSIILFGWVIGALGCCQQHDLMQYVAGLLFLMGGTCCIISLCTCVAGINFQLSRYPRYMYGIPEDISHGYGWSMFCAWGGLGLTLLAGFLCTLAPSLYPPVPHTMVERLQRKPRHENGCV; translated from the exons ATGTCTGCTATGAGGACGTTGACGGTCGCGGGATTGTTTCTGGCGTTTTGCGCGTTGGGACTCATAGCAGTCGCAATATGTACTGACAATTGGTACGAGACGGATGCGAGGAGGCACAGGGAACGTTGTAAGAATTATTCCAGCAAAAGGAACGACCCTGGATTCATCTATATCTCCAACCAGAACCTCCCACTCCGTATGCTACCGAAGGAGAATAACGTGGAGAGGAAGGGGTCGAGTGGAGGACTCCTCCTGCGGGCTAAGCGGCACTTCTTGCCCCCCGCCCCGGCCATGGAGTCCCTCTGCAGTCGGCAGTACAACTCCACCATCTCCGGGCTGTGGAGAAAATGTCATCGGGAGGGATTCGACCTGGAGACAGAGGATCTCATCTTTAAAG GTTTAGTTCAGCGCTGCACACCAAtaaaatactactactatactttAGCCCTCCCCAGAAAGCTGAGCATCAATATAATCAAGACTATTCGTCAGGATGAGTGGCACGCACTCC ACCTGCAGAGAATGACAGTCAGTTTCATCGGCATGGCTGTGTCCATCATACTGTTTGGCTGGGTGATCGGAGCTCTGGGCTGCTGTCAGCAGCATGACCTGATGCAGTACGTAGCGGGACTGCTCTTTCTCATGGGAG GAACATGCTGTATCATCTCTCTGTGTACATGTGTAGCAGGGATCAACTTCCAACTGTCCCGTTATCCTCGGTATATGTATGGTATCCCAGAGGACATCAGTCACGGATACGGCTGGTCCATGTTCTGCGCATGGGGGGGCCTAGGTCTCACCCTATTGGCCGGCTTCCTGTGCACGCTGGCTCCTTCCCTCTACCCCCCCGTGCCTCACACTATGGTAGAGAGGCTGCAACGCAAGCCTCGACATGAGAACGGCTGTGTGTGA